The following coding sequences lie in one Candidatus Bathyarchaeota archaeon genomic window:
- a CDS encoding ribose 1,5-bisphosphate isomerase, which produces MLKANEKVNEIARDMKRMKIRGAGKIARSAAEALLITAQQSTAKKSSTLVKELEVSAKLLLNTRPTAVSLPNSIRYIMFRVREAQKKEVELEDLRQIVLKTATDFIQNSMKAVKRIGEIGARRVEDGDLIVTHCNSAVVTAVLKTAFSQGKHFKVFVCETRPRFQGRITAKALSDIGIPTSLIVDGAAHFFMAKMDKAIVGADAVAANGAVVNKIGTSMVALAAHESRVLFFVAAETYKFSPETMLGQLVKIEERNSSEV; this is translated from the coding sequence ATGCTAAAAGCTAATGAGAAAGTCAATGAAATCGCTCGCGACATGAAAAGAATGAAAATACGTGGCGCAGGAAAAATTGCAAGGTCCGCTGCTGAAGCGCTACTTATAACAGCTCAACAGTCTACAGCTAAGAAGTCTTCAACTTTGGTTAAGGAACTTGAGGTCTCAGCAAAACTCCTTCTAAACACGCGGCCAACAGCAGTATCATTACCGAATAGCATACGCTACATTATGTTTAGAGTTAGGGAAGCTCAAAAAAAAGAGGTAGAATTGGAAGACTTGCGACAAATTGTTCTGAAGACCGCGACAGATTTCATTCAAAATTCAATGAAAGCCGTGAAACGCATTGGTGAAATCGGTGCTAGGCGAGTAGAGGACGGCGATTTAATCGTAACCCACTGCAACAGCGCTGTAGTCACGGCGGTGCTTAAAACAGCCTTTAGTCAAGGCAAGCACTTCAAAGTTTTTGTATGTGAAACGAGACCTCGCTTTCAAGGAAGGATAACTGCTAAAGCGTTGAGTGACATTGGAATACCTACCTCGTTAATTGTTGACGGAGCGGCTCACTTTTTTATGGCAAAAATGGACAAGGCGATTGTTGGAGCTGATGCAGTAGCCGCTAATGGTGCTGTTGTAAACAAGATCGGAACTTCGATGGTGGCTTTGGCTGCACATGAATCAAGAGTTCTATTCTTTGTTGCTGCAGAAACTTACAAGTTCAGTCCAGAAACTATGCTAGGGCAGCTTGTGAAGATAGAAGAGCGTAATTCTTCAGAAGTT
- a CDS encoding biotin/lipoyl-binding protein, producing MEKDIVNLKPLGRASKLTEYNLLIDKKPRKVKLPDLGKEPTFEVEVDGKSIIVELSEDICYGKPFFINVGGKPYRVELNSDGVGTSITVKVDGVSYSAQMKNKSQVISQAFRLNLPAVEKKVIKTQTLDKSVVSACMPGKVVLLRVKTGDRVHVGDVLLVLESMKMENEIVSQVSGIVKEVKVSEGAAVTLGEILVTISES from the coding sequence TTGGAAAAAGATATTGTGAACTTGAAGCCTTTAGGTAGAGCGTCTAAATTGACCGAATACAATCTTCTTATCGACAAAAAACCACGCAAGGTCAAATTGCCAGATTTAGGAAAGGAACCCACCTTTGAAGTGGAGGTTGACGGCAAGTCAATCATAGTGGAACTTTCAGAGGACATCTGTTACGGTAAACCTTTTTTCATAAATGTTGGTGGAAAGCCGTACAGAGTGGAATTAAATAGTGATGGCGTAGGTACGTCTATTACTGTTAAGGTTGATGGCGTCTCTTACTCAGCGCAGATGAAAAACAAGAGCCAAGTTATTTCGCAAGCATTTAGACTCAATTTGCCTGCAGTTGAAAAGAAGGTTATTAAAACTCAGACCTTGGATAAGAGTGTTGTATCCGCCTGCATGCCTGGAAAGGTTGTTCTACTCAGAGTTAAGACAGGAGACCGAGTGCATGTGGGAGACGTTTTGCTTGTTTTGGAGTCGATGAAAATGGAAAATGAAATTGTTTCGCAAGTGAGCGGGATTGTTAAAGAGGTTAAGGTTTCTGAAGGCGCAGCTGTAACCCTAGGGGAAATCTTGGTCACAATTAGTGAATCCTAA
- a CDS encoding acetoacetate--CoA ligase — protein MREPLWTASNARMKEANITRFISFVNKKHSLKIDSYDQLYRWSIENVFDFWAAMWNFGEMKASRRYERVVDDLNKFPGARWFVGAELNFAENLLRYRDDHIAFVFKGETKKSTRMTYAELYDSVARLAKSLREIGVAIGDRVAAYMSNLMETAIAMLAVTSIGAIWSSCGTELGPKAVLDRFGQIEPKVLFTTDGYYYKGKKFSVLLNAAEVTKGISSLEKTIVIPYTEEKPDISSISNSVLFNEFISQGDQREIQFEQLPFDHPAYIMFSSGTTGKPKCMVQGAGGVLINHLKELILHTDLRHNDRIFYITTPSWMMWNWLLSSLAVGATIVLYDGNPIYPDWRTMWRLVQDERITIFGCSASYINYLKNMDVRPAETFDLSSLREMSQTGSPLSAEGFEYVYHEIKEDLHFNSIAGGTDINGCFAAGTPIQPVYAGELQGPALGMNVKAYDENGNHVVDQQAELVCEAPAPSMPLFFWNDVNYDKYRDAYFNVYPNVWRHGDWILIHSDTGGITFLGRSDFTLKPSGVRIGPSEIYNVVERLGEIADSLVVGQDWKGDQRIILFVKLALRTSQLTEDLKNEVRKALREKASPRHVPALIVRAPDIPYTFNMKKVESAVSNIANGRPVTNRDALVNPESLDFYEKFFLSFKKNSATLDG, from the coding sequence ATGAGAGAACCACTTTGGACCGCTTCCAACGCACGCATGAAAGAGGCTAACATAACACGGTTTATCAGTTTTGTCAATAAAAAACACAGCCTCAAAATCGATTCCTATGATCAATTGTATAGATGGTCGATAGAAAACGTATTTGATTTCTGGGCAGCCATGTGGAATTTTGGGGAGATGAAAGCTTCTCGAAGATATGAGCGGGTAGTGGATGACTTGAACAAGTTCCCTGGCGCAAGGTGGTTTGTCGGCGCGGAATTAAATTTTGCCGAGAACCTTCTAAGATATAGAGATGATCATATAGCTTTCGTATTCAAAGGGGAAACCAAGAAATCAACCAGAATGACCTATGCAGAACTATACGATTCTGTAGCACGTTTGGCAAAATCACTACGCGAAATAGGTGTTGCCATTGGGGACCGCGTAGCTGCGTATATGTCTAACCTCATGGAAACCGCCATCGCGATGCTTGCGGTTACAAGTATAGGTGCTATCTGGTCTTCTTGTGGTACTGAACTGGGTCCAAAAGCAGTCCTTGACCGTTTTGGCCAAATCGAGCCCAAAGTTTTGTTCACTACTGATGGATACTACTACAAGGGGAAGAAGTTCAGCGTTTTGTTGAATGCTGCGGAAGTCACAAAAGGAATATCCTCACTAGAGAAAACCATTGTAATTCCTTATACTGAAGAAAAACCTGATATTAGTTCTATTTCCAACTCTGTGCTTTTCAATGAATTTATATCTCAAGGTGACCAACGAGAGATTCAATTTGAACAGCTGCCTTTTGATCACCCTGCATATATTATGTTTTCCTCGGGCACAACAGGTAAGCCAAAGTGTATGGTTCAAGGAGCCGGCGGCGTTCTTATCAATCATCTAAAAGAACTAATACTTCATACGGATCTAAGACACAATGATAGGATATTCTACATAACAACCCCCAGTTGGATGATGTGGAATTGGTTACTAAGCTCTTTGGCTGTAGGAGCCACCATAGTGTTGTACGATGGCAATCCCATCTACCCAGATTGGCGCACTATGTGGCGATTAGTTCAAGATGAAAGAATAACCATATTTGGTTGCAGTGCGAGTTATATCAATTACCTCAAAAACATGGACGTTAGACCAGCTGAGACTTTTGATTTGTCATCATTACGAGAGATGTCTCAAACTGGTTCACCCCTTTCAGCTGAGGGATTTGAATATGTTTACCATGAGATCAAAGAAGACTTGCACTTTAATTCTATTGCGGGAGGCACAGATATTAATGGTTGTTTTGCTGCTGGGACTCCAATCCAGCCTGTATATGCTGGTGAACTACAGGGTCCAGCTTTAGGAATGAACGTGAAAGCATATGATGAAAATGGTAATCACGTAGTTGATCAACAGGCAGAACTTGTTTGTGAAGCTCCCGCTCCATCAATGCCACTTTTTTTCTGGAACGACGTCAATTACGACAAGTATAGAGATGCCTACTTCAATGTTTATCCAAATGTTTGGCGACATGGTGATTGGATTCTAATCCATAGCGATACCGGTGGAATAACTTTCTTAGGTCGCTCTGATTTCACCTTAAAACCATCTGGAGTGCGCATAGGGCCATCTGAAATATATAATGTTGTGGAAAGATTAGGGGAAATCGCTGACAGCCTAGTTGTAGGACAAGATTGGAAAGGAGATCAACGCATTATCCTCTTTGTTAAACTCGCGTTGAGAACCTCTCAATTGACAGAGGATCTGAAAAATGAGGTAAGAAAAGCCTTGCGCGAAAAGGCTTCTCCTAGACATGTTCCAGCCTTAATTGTTAGAGCACCCGATATTCCGTACACTTTCAACATGAAGAAAGTTGAGAGTGCAGTCTCAAATATAGCAAATGGTAGGCCAGTCACCAATAGAGACGCGTTAGTTAATCCGGAATCGCTAGATTTCTATGAAAAATTCTTTTTGAGCTTCAAAAAGAATAGTGCAACATTAGATGGTTAA